The Zingiber officinale cultivar Zhangliang chromosome 9A, Zo_v1.1, whole genome shotgun sequence genome window below encodes:
- the LOC122019491 gene encoding uncharacterized protein LOC122019491: MAECSNRYLKIPRMLRLIPLNFNNKLETGQQKLEATLSSHGNLVEHTDAPVEVASTSDEREVHHRALSLPGSGTPSLLASLHKRLLVDNTNNDRQQVCTVSFANAIMGRVPTSLRALLLICLALFHLVQSCAAVSPRPERMIRASRILSDEVRQTSREEELLLEEEAKGRRRVAIQMNDYAPSGPNDRHTPKPPE; the protein is encoded by the exons ATGGCTGAATGTAGCAATCGTTACTTGAAAATACCGAGGATG TTGCGTCTCATTCCACTTAATTTCAACAATAAATTGGAAACAGGTCAGCAAAAACTGGAAGCAACGTTGTCCTCACATGGCAATTTGGTGGAGCACACAGACGCGCCAGTTGAAGTGGCATCAACATCGGATGAGAG GGAAGTGCACCACAGAGCACTAAGCCTGCCCGGAAGTGGAACTCCATCTCTGTTAGCATCACTGCATAAAAGGCTTCTCGTGGATAACACCAATAATGATAGGCAGCAGGTCTGCACAGTGAGCTTCGCAAACGCAATCATGGGGAGGGTGCCAACGAGCCTTCGAGCACTACTGCTGATTTGCTTGGCTTTGTTTCACCTAGTTCAGTCCTGTGCTGCTGTTTCACCAA GGCCGGAGAGAATGATAAGAGCGAGCAGAATCCTTTCAGATGAGGTCCGCCAG ACTAGCAGAGAGGAGGAATTattgctagaagaagaagccaaAGGACGGAGGAGGGTGGCCATCCAGATGAATGACTATGCTCCATCCGGTCCCAACGATCGACACACTCCAAAGCCGCCAGAATAG
- the LOC122020019 gene encoding CMP-sialic acid transporter 4-like produces MMNGTIQCNKCGSKLVALSPRSVSRAYDKHRSQVSSKHRALNFLLVIGDCILVGLQPILVYMSKVDGKFKFSPISVNFLTEFVKILFAVVMLIFQARHQKVGEKNLLSISTFVQAARNNVLLAVPALLYAINNYLKFIMQLYFNPATVKMLSNMKVLVIAILLKIIMRRRFSIIQWEALALLLIGISVNQLKSLPEGSMAMGFPVTMIAYVYTLVFITVPSMASVFNEYALKSQFDTSIYLQNLFLYGYGAIFNFLGIIGTAIFKGPSSFNILDGHSRATMFLICINAAQGILSSFFFKYADTILKKYSSTVATIFTGIASAALFGHTLTMNFILGISIVFISMHQFFSPMAKVKDEIAVVSSEKMEAQRLRLKEDSFVNMAAGAAEDVTHRGGHDERQSLLPI; encoded by the exons ATGATGAACGGGACAATACAATGTAATAAATGTGGCTCCAAGTTGGTTGCACTTAGTCCAAGATCTGTATCAAGGGCTTATGATAAGCATAGAAGCCAAGTGTCATCCAAACACCGAGCTCTCAACTTCCTACTTGTTATTGGTGATTGTATCTTAGTTGGTCTTCAG CCTATACTTGTCTACATGTCCAAGGTGGATGGGAAGTTCAAGTTTAGTCCTATCAGTGTGAATTTTTTAACAGAATTTGTCAAAATTCTCTTTGCCGTTGTCATGCTAATTTTTCAG GCTAGACACCAGAAGGTTGGAGAGAAAAACCTTTTATCAATTTCCACTTTTGTACAG GCAGCTAGGAATAATGTTCTTCTGGCTGTTCCTGCTCTTCTATATGCAATTAACAACTATTTGAAATTTATTATGCAG TTATACTTTAACCCTGCAACTGTGAAGATGTTAAGCAACATGAAG GTTTTGGTGATTGCTATACTTTTAAAGATTATAATGAGAAGACGTTTTTCCATAATTCAG TGGGAGGCACTTGCACTTTTACTGATTGGGATAAGTGTGAATCAGCTTAAATCATTGCCAGAGGGTTCCATGGCTATGGGTTTTCCAGTTACAATGATTGCTTATGTCTACACTTTGGTTTTT ATTACTGTTCCATCAATGGCTTCGGTCTTCAATGAATATGCTTTGAAAAGTCAGTTCGATACAAGTATATACCTACAG AACTTATTTCTCTATGGCTATGGCGCAATATTCAACTTTTTGGGCATTATAGGAACTGCCATTTTCAAAG GGCCTAGTAGCTTCAATATTCTTGACGGGCACTCAAGAGCGACCatgtttttgatatgcatcaatgCAGCACAGGGAATAttgtcttccttcttcttcaaataTGCTG ACACCATTTTGAAGAAATATTCATCTACTGTCGCTACAATTTTCACTGGaattgcttctgctgctttatttGGCCATACGCTGACCATGAACTTCATATTGGGGATTTCTATAGTCTTTATATCTATGCACCAG TTCTTTTCTCCTATGGCCAAAGTCAAAGATGAGATAGCAGTTGTATCATCAGAAAAGATGGAGGCTCAACGTCTCAG GTTGAAAGAAGATTCTTTTGTAAACATGGCTGCTGGTGCTGCTGAAGAT GTGACCCATCGTGGTGGACATGATGAGAGACAATCACTTTTGCCCATATGA